The Drosophila mauritiana strain mau12 chromosome 2R, ASM438214v1, whole genome shotgun sequence genome has a segment encoding these proteins:
- the LOC117136652 gene encoding uncharacterized protein LOC117136652 — protein sequence MNPKPTTKLAEIEQFLLDVRAHFRASLETSEYENTSNLFHVTAAEQTAALLARCEILLAAASSASGSGSGSGLGCADEQAANHRSSLVDCVDSKVGAETAPSGYLEMLASPSPSKSSLSASREYIDLGSSGSLDRCSVNQPVPAAKDKEPNQQLYEICQNQGAGQDEDEAQQAITFSHEVFIDCPYADLPAGHLSLQRSTKYGQLQRIVPKRLFFDQTRKCYCGILNDWMLCYADGPTACRPSSTLYLKSSSIEIEHFGEGKRRDICFQITTDDPNKKFVYQASNEVDAKEWIHAIEAAIRGDAGAHSALKSPPHRKLPTPPVQKKSNYTAADIIYEEPSPVYGLIDSSSMVLPKLPEKNNSPSALARRFEYDVPKCPAQPLQDACARVASVSGELESLGLLNEGDIKVQPQPSSLHGNISLDFQARVKTVHSELSTQLSAAGPSPDRLKKAAKKSYSNGSEPEMLSPLTSPAHTPTKDQKKQRKSTTSPQSSPVSKDCDKLARNWFLSRLNKTTGLKATNTGSASPTNAKCKQSEKENLLTEAELGEGYDASPGDRDHGLPGSPPTSPCLKAEAKSKVNMIINQFESSGHLSTMFSVEALAANALASLTSFCESDGCNNYEPIMPLATTPSSFLKKV from the exons ATGAATCCGAAGCCAACTACCAAGCTGGCCGAAATTGAGCAGTTTTTGTTGG ATGTCCGCGCCCACTTCCGAGCCTCGCTGGAGACCTCGGAGTACGAGAACACCTCGAACCTATTCCACGTGACGGCCGCCGAGCAGACCGCCGCCCTTCTGGCCCGCTGTGAGATCCTGCTGGCTGCAGCCAGTTCTgcatcgggatcgggatcgggatcggggcTGGGATGCGCAGACGAGCAGGCGGCTAACCACCGTTCCAGTCTGGTCGACTGCGTCGATAGCAAGGTGGGCGCGGAGACCGCTCCCAGCGGCTATCTGGAGATGCTTGCCTCCCCGTCCCCCTCGAAAAGCTCCC TGTCCGCCTCGCGGGAGTACATCGATTTGGGCAGCAGCGGATCCCTGGATCGTTGCTCCGTCAATCAACCGGTTCCGGCAGCGAAGGACAAGGAGCCAAATCAGCAGCTCTACGAGATCTGCCAGAACCAGGGAGCGGGtcaggacgaggacgaggcgCAGCAGGCGATCACCTTCAGCCACGAGGTGTTCATTGACTGCCCGTACGCAGATCTGCCCGCTGGCCACTTGTCCCTGCAAAGATCCACAAAGTACGGACAGCTGCAGAGGATTGTGCCCAAACGGCTGTTCTTCGACCAGACCCGCAAGTGCTACTGCGGCATCCTCAACGACTGGATGCTGTGCTATGCCGACGGCCCGACCGCCTGTCGACCCAGCAGCACGCTCTACTTGAAGAGCTCCTCCATCGAGATTGAGCACTTCGGAGAGGGCAAGCGGCGCGACATCTGCTTCCAGATCACCACAGACGACCCCAACAAGAAGTTCGTGTACCAGGCCAGCAACGAAGTCGATGCCAAAGAGTGGATACACGCCATTGAGGCGGCCATCCGCGGAGATGCCGGTGCTCATTCGGCGCTGAAGAGTCCACCGCACCGGAAACTGCCCACGCCGCCGGTCCAGAAAAAATCTAACTACACAGCAGCGGATATCATCTACGAGGAGCCCTCGCCCGTGTATGGCCTCATAGACTCCTCCTCCATGGTGCTCCCTAAACTGCCGGAGAAGAACAACAGTCCAAGCGCCCTCGCCCGGCGTTTCGAGTACGATGTTCCGAAATGCCCGGCTCAGCCGCTGCAGGACGCCTGCGCCAGGGTGGCCTCTGTAAGTGGGGAGCTGGAATCCCTGGGACTACTCAACGAGGGTGATATTAAGGTGCAACCGCAGCCGTCCAGCTTGCACGGAAACATATCGCTGGACTTCCAGGCCAGGGTGAAAACAGTGCACAGCGAGCTCTCCACCCAGTTGTCAGCGGCCGGTCCCAGTCCGGATCGTCTGAAAAAGGCAGCGAAGAAGAGCTACTCGAATGGCAGTGAACCGGAGATGCTCTCTCCCCTGACCAGCCCCGCCCACACGCCCACCAAGGATCAGAAGAAGCAGCGCAAGTCAACCACCTCGCCGCAATCCAGTCCGGTCAGCAAGGACTGCGACAAGCTGGCACGAAACTGGTTCCTCAGTCGCCTTAACAAGACCACCGGATTGAAGGCGACCAACACGGGCAGTGCATCACCAACCAACGCCAAGTGCAAGCAGAGCGAGAAGGAGAACCTGCTGACGGAAGCGGAGCTGGGCGAGGGCTATGATGCAAGTCCTGGTGACCGGGATCACGGCCTGCCGGGCAGCCCGCCCACGTCTCCGTGTCTGAAGGCGGAGGCCAAGAGCAAGGTGAACATGATTATCAACCAGTTCGAGAGCAGCGGTCACCTGTCCACCATGTTCAGCGTGGAAGCGTTGGCCGCCAATGCACTCGCCTCGCTGACATCCTTCTGCGAAAGTGATGGTTGCAACAACTACGAGCCAATCATGCCCCTGGCCACGACTCCCAGCAGCTTCCTCAAGAAGGTGTAG